A part of Helicobacter himalayensis genomic DNA contains:
- a CDS encoding TerC family protein — METFSFLFTWIFDVHNWLALGTLSIMEIVLGIDNIIFIAVLVSRLPESLRQKARILGLAFACVTRILLLSLIFLLVHLKESFFYIGDFGISWRDVVLFLGGLFLIYKSTLEIHQMAQGESEQKAKLTHSFFLVIAQIALLDIVFSLDSVITAVGMAENLVVMILAIVIAIGVMMLAAQSVSEFVERNPTIKVLALAFLILIGVALVADSLHFHIPKGYLYFAIVFSLGVEMINLWLQRRKQRKE, encoded by the coding sequence ATGGAGACATTTTCTTTTTTATTTACATGGATATTTGATGTGCATAATTGGCTGGCACTTGGCACGCTTAGCATTATGGAAATTGTGCTAGGGATTGATAATATTATTTTTATTGCTGTGCTTGTTTCGCGCCTGCCAGAATCTCTGCGTCAAAAAGCTAGGATTCTAGGGCTTGCATTTGCGTGTGTAACGAGAATCTTGCTTTTAAGTCTTATCTTTTTGCTCGTGCATTTAAAAGAGTCGTTTTTTTATATTGGTGATTTTGGAATTTCGTGGCGCGATGTGGTGCTGTTTTTGGGTGGATTGTTTTTAATCTACAAAAGCACGCTTGAAATCCATCAAATGGCACAAGGCGAAAGCGAGCAAAAAGCAAAACTCACGCATTCTTTTTTTCTTGTCATCGCGCAAATCGCGTTGCTTGATATTGTCTTTAGTCTAGATTCTGTCATCACAGCAGTTGGTATGGCAGAAAATCTTGTGGTGATGATTTTAGCCATTGTTATAGCTATTGGCGTGATGATGCTCGCCGCACAGAGTGTTTCGGAATTTGTCGAACGCAACCCAACGATAAAAGTGCTCGCCCTAGCGTTTTTAATCCTTATTGGCGTGGCACTTGTAGCAGATTCTCTGCATTTTCATATACCAAAGGGTTATTTGTATTTTGCCATCGTCTTTAGTTTAGGTGTAGAGATGATAAATCTTTGGTTACAAAGGCGCAAACAAAGAAAAGAGTGA
- the corA gene encoding magnesium/cobalt transporter CorA, with protein sequence MNIFFKKNGFVSRESFELTSGIELGETILWIDLFEPTSAEVNYIAHTYNLDIPTKEEREEIEQSARYWEDSNSITINTYFLVRNASELINETITFILHKNILFTIRYSEFKVFDEIQAIVLASPKNFEDGFDLIAKIFEARVEKDADLLESAAKETRILRKSVFSEQLTDHDEMLERLSNLQELNMSVRDSLFDKRRAITAILKSNKADIDTKKNLTIVLKDLNSLVEFTAVNMNALDNIQNILTNQINIEQNKTIKLFTVVTVAMMPPTLIGTIYGMNFDYMPETHWEFAYPVVLVIMILSTIFPIVYFKKKGWL encoded by the coding sequence ATGAATATATTTTTCAAAAAAAATGGTTTTGTAAGCAGGGAAAGTTTTGAGCTAACTTCAGGCATTGAGTTAGGCGAGACGATTCTTTGGATTGACCTTTTTGAGCCTACGAGCGCGGAGGTTAATTACATCGCACATACCTATAATCTTGACATTCCTACCAAAGAGGAGCGCGAGGAAATCGAGCAATCCGCACGCTATTGGGAAGATAGCAATAGCATTACGATAAATACTTACTTCCTCGTGCGCAACGCCAGCGAGCTTATCAATGAAACCATTACCTTTATCCTACATAAAAATATCCTTTTTACTATCAGATACAGCGAGTTTAAAGTATTTGATGAGATACAAGCCATTGTGCTTGCAAGCCCAAAAAACTTTGAAGATGGCTTTGACCTCATCGCCAAAATCTTCGAAGCACGCGTGGAGAAAGACGCTGACTTACTAGAATCTGCGGCAAAAGAAACCAGAATCCTACGTAAAAGTGTCTTTAGCGAGCAGCTTACAGACCATGATGAAATGCTTGAGCGACTCTCAAACCTCCAAGAACTAAATATGAGTGTAAGGGATTCTCTATTTGATAAGCGTCGCGCAATTACTGCGATTTTGAAAAGCAACAAAGCCGATATTGATACGAAAAAAAATCTCACAATCGTGCTAAAGGACTTAAATTCGCTTGTAGAATTTACCGCAGTAAATATGAATGCACTTGATAATATTCAAAATATTTTGACAAACCAAATCAATATCGAGCAAAACAAGACAATTAAGCTTTTTACCGTTGTAACCGTGGCGATGATGCCCCCAACGCTCATTGGCACGATTTATGGAATGAACTTTGACTATATGCCAGAGACACATTGGGAGTTTGCCTATCCTGTGGTGCTTGTCATTATGATACTCTCCACGATTTTCCCCATTGTGTATTTTAAGAAAAAAGGATGGTTGTAA